A single window of Salvia splendens isolate huo1 chromosome 6, SspV2, whole genome shotgun sequence DNA harbors:
- the LOC121808660 gene encoding uncharacterized protein LOC121808660 isoform X1: MDSTPVNWEALDALVIDFAKSERLIDDSPPSSSSSSYRWRLLIFQIRRSVESGDIDSAIDLLRSYAPAVLDDQRLLFRMQKQKFIELLRKGTSGDRDSAIDCARKYLAPCALDAYPEAYEEFKHALLAFIYDKDDQMSPVANEWSERRRFEIAGLLSSILRAHLQAYDPIFTMTLRYLISIHKGFCLHQGVSSPVANLTERLLLEERDTPATPQESLFEVPPFDEVDIQALAHAVELTRQGAIDSMRFAKGDIYKAFQNELCRMRVDISVLDELVHEYCIYRGIVDPDPTNPGERLHVATEMETADKWEAGSSLSECSIITDSDKSVSSALMEGSHTKKDPVSSQYSDMDVRYPCEPNSLSEDCSTTRVRQLEDNRAFQRNRSIGTVDRGKRKRWRGRDETFEVASEAFTGSSCKYGVGGATALLGCTSLDLEKSIIKNVSSMADKYEIILGMKDLASEGMAAEVVEEINALDPDFFPQNPTLLFQLKQIEFLKLVRAGDHSAALKVASSHLGPLAANYSALLKPLKETLFTLLRSSEEPSGKHLPLDALATSLQIAIGQRFGIEEPQLMKIIRASLHTHNEWFKLQMCKDQFEGLLWINSLKEHGGPLLGDSASKSSIDTCTQGSSPATISSSNTRMQEDGSSSNQISSSDIGCDENAILKVMEFLALPRGDAIHLLAQYNGNAETVIQQIFA; encoded by the exons ATGGATTCCACGCCTGTAAATTGGGAAGCGCTCGACGCTCTCGTCATCGACTTCGCTAAATCGGAGCGATTGATCGACGACTCGccgccctcctcctcctcctcctcctaccGCTGGCGCCTCCTGATTTTCCAGATCAGGCGCTCCGTCGAGTCCGGCGACATCGACTCCGCTATCGACCTCCTCCGGAGCTACGCCCCCGCCGTGCTCGACGATCAACGCCTCCTCTTCCGTATGCAGAAACAG AAATTCATTGAGCTGTTGAGGAAGGGAACTTCCGGTGATCGTGATTCTGCGATCGACTGTGCGCGGAAATATCTCGCGCCGTGCGCATTAGATGCCTATCCG GAAGCATATGAGGAATTTAAACATGCTCTTCTCGCCTTTATTTATGACAAAGATGATCAGATGTCTCCTGTGGCAAATGAG TGGTCTGAGAGAAGAAGGTTTGAGATTGCAGGGCTTTTATCTTCTATATTACGGGCCCATTTACAAGCATATGATCCTATATTTACCATGACATTGAGATATTTGATAAG TATACACAAAGGATTTTGCCTTCATCAAGGAGTTTCATCACCTGTAGCCAATCTTACAGAGAGGCTGCTCCTTGAGGAACGTGACACTCCTGCTACACCACAAGAAAGTTTGTTTGAGGTGCCTCCATTTGATGAG GTGGACATTCAAGCCCTTGCTCATGCAGTGGAGCTTACCAGACAGGGTGCCATTGATAGCATGAGGTTTGCCAAGGGTGATATATACAAGGCATTTCAG AATGAATTATGCCGGATGAGAGTAGACATCTCGGTGCTTGATGAACTTGTTCACGAATATTGCATTTATAGGGGTATCGTGGACCCTGATCCAACAAACCCGGGTGAAA GATTGCATGTTGCAACTGAAATGGAAACTGCGGATAAATGGGAAGCTGGCAGCAGTTTATCTGAATGTTCCATTATTACCGACAGTGATAAATCAGTAAGCAGTGCTCTGATGGAAGGTTCTCATACTAAAAAAGATCCAGTTAGCTCACAATATTCTGATATGGATGTGCGATATCCCTGTGAACCAAACAGTCTTAGTGAAGATTGTAGTACCACTAGAGTACGCCAGCTGGAAGACAACAGAGCTTTTCAAAGAAACAGAAGCATTGGAACTGTGGATAGGGGCAAACGTAAAAGATGGAGGGGGAGAGATGAAACTTTTGAAGTTGCTTCTGAAGCTTTCACTGGAAGCAGCTGCAAATATGGTGTTGGTGGTGCTACTGCCTTACTTGGTTGCACAAGCCTG GATCTCGAAAAGTCCATTATAAAAAATGTAAGCAGCATGGCTGACAAGTATGAGATTATTTTGGGTATGAAGGATTTAGCTAGCGAGGGAATGGCTGCAGAGGTTGTTGAAGAAATAAATGCTCTCGATCCAGATTTTTTCCCTCAGAACCCAACGCTACTATTCCAACTGAAGCAG ATTGAATTCCTTAAGCTTGTCCGAGCGGGTGATCATTCTGCTGCATTGAAGGTTGCCTCATCTCATTTGGGGCCTTTGGCTGCTAATTATTCAGCCTTGCTTAAGCCCCTGAAAGAAACTTTGTTCACTTTGCTCCGCTCAAGTGAAGAACCTAGCGGCAAACATTTGCCCTTAGATGCTCTCGCAACTTCCCTTCAG ATTGCAATTGGCCAGAGGTTTGGGATCGAAGAACCCCAGCTTATGAAGATCATAAGGGCGAGCCTCCACACTCACAATGAATGGTTCAAGCTTCAAATGTGTAAAGACCAATTCGAGGGGCTCTTGTGGATCAATTCGCTAAAGGAACACGGTGGTCCTTTGTTAGGAGATTCTGCTTCTAAGTCGAGTATTGACACGTGCACTCAAGGCTCCTCTCCAGCCACAATATCCTCCAGTAACACGAGGATGCAGGAAGACGGTAGTAGCTCTAATCAGATCTCATCTAGCGATATCGGATGTGATGAAAATGCAATACTGAAAGTGATG GAATTTCTTGCTCTACCGCGAGGAGACGCAATTCATCTACTTGCCCAGTACAACGGAAATGCAGAAACAGTGATCCAGCAAATATTTGCTTAG
- the LOC121808660 gene encoding uncharacterized protein LOC121808660 isoform X2, which yields MDSTPVNWEALDALVIDFAKSERLIDDSPPSSSSSSYRWRLLIFQIRRSVESGDIDSAIDLLRSYAPAVLDDQRLLFRMQKQKFIELLRKGTSGDRDSAIDCARKYLAPCALDAYPEAYEEFKHALLAFIYDKDDQMSPVANEWSERRRFEIAGLLSSILRAHLQAYDPIFTMTLRYLISIHKGFCLHQGVSSPVANLTERLLLEERDTPATPQESLFEVPPFDEVDIQALAHAVELTRQGAIDSMRFAKGDIYKAFQNELCRMRVDISVLDELVHEYCIYRGIVDPDPTNPGLHVATEMETADKWEAGSSLSECSIITDSDKSVSSALMEGSHTKKDPVSSQYSDMDVRYPCEPNSLSEDCSTTRVRQLEDNRAFQRNRSIGTVDRGKRKRWRGRDETFEVASEAFTGSSCKYGVGGATALLGCTSLDLEKSIIKNVSSMADKYEIILGMKDLASEGMAAEVVEEINALDPDFFPQNPTLLFQLKQIEFLKLVRAGDHSAALKVASSHLGPLAANYSALLKPLKETLFTLLRSSEEPSGKHLPLDALATSLQIAIGQRFGIEEPQLMKIIRASLHTHNEWFKLQMCKDQFEGLLWINSLKEHGGPLLGDSASKSSIDTCTQGSSPATISSSNTRMQEDGSSSNQISSSDIGCDENAILKVMEFLALPRGDAIHLLAQYNGNAETVIQQIFA from the exons ATGGATTCCACGCCTGTAAATTGGGAAGCGCTCGACGCTCTCGTCATCGACTTCGCTAAATCGGAGCGATTGATCGACGACTCGccgccctcctcctcctcctcctcctaccGCTGGCGCCTCCTGATTTTCCAGATCAGGCGCTCCGTCGAGTCCGGCGACATCGACTCCGCTATCGACCTCCTCCGGAGCTACGCCCCCGCCGTGCTCGACGATCAACGCCTCCTCTTCCGTATGCAGAAACAG AAATTCATTGAGCTGTTGAGGAAGGGAACTTCCGGTGATCGTGATTCTGCGATCGACTGTGCGCGGAAATATCTCGCGCCGTGCGCATTAGATGCCTATCCG GAAGCATATGAGGAATTTAAACATGCTCTTCTCGCCTTTATTTATGACAAAGATGATCAGATGTCTCCTGTGGCAAATGAG TGGTCTGAGAGAAGAAGGTTTGAGATTGCAGGGCTTTTATCTTCTATATTACGGGCCCATTTACAAGCATATGATCCTATATTTACCATGACATTGAGATATTTGATAAG TATACACAAAGGATTTTGCCTTCATCAAGGAGTTTCATCACCTGTAGCCAATCTTACAGAGAGGCTGCTCCTTGAGGAACGTGACACTCCTGCTACACCACAAGAAAGTTTGTTTGAGGTGCCTCCATTTGATGAG GTGGACATTCAAGCCCTTGCTCATGCAGTGGAGCTTACCAGACAGGGTGCCATTGATAGCATGAGGTTTGCCAAGGGTGATATATACAAGGCATTTCAG AATGAATTATGCCGGATGAGAGTAGACATCTCGGTGCTTGATGAACTTGTTCACGAATATTGCATTTATAGGGGTATCGTGGACCCTGATCCAACAAACCCGG GATTGCATGTTGCAACTGAAATGGAAACTGCGGATAAATGGGAAGCTGGCAGCAGTTTATCTGAATGTTCCATTATTACCGACAGTGATAAATCAGTAAGCAGTGCTCTGATGGAAGGTTCTCATACTAAAAAAGATCCAGTTAGCTCACAATATTCTGATATGGATGTGCGATATCCCTGTGAACCAAACAGTCTTAGTGAAGATTGTAGTACCACTAGAGTACGCCAGCTGGAAGACAACAGAGCTTTTCAAAGAAACAGAAGCATTGGAACTGTGGATAGGGGCAAACGTAAAAGATGGAGGGGGAGAGATGAAACTTTTGAAGTTGCTTCTGAAGCTTTCACTGGAAGCAGCTGCAAATATGGTGTTGGTGGTGCTACTGCCTTACTTGGTTGCACAAGCCTG GATCTCGAAAAGTCCATTATAAAAAATGTAAGCAGCATGGCTGACAAGTATGAGATTATTTTGGGTATGAAGGATTTAGCTAGCGAGGGAATGGCTGCAGAGGTTGTTGAAGAAATAAATGCTCTCGATCCAGATTTTTTCCCTCAGAACCCAACGCTACTATTCCAACTGAAGCAG ATTGAATTCCTTAAGCTTGTCCGAGCGGGTGATCATTCTGCTGCATTGAAGGTTGCCTCATCTCATTTGGGGCCTTTGGCTGCTAATTATTCAGCCTTGCTTAAGCCCCTGAAAGAAACTTTGTTCACTTTGCTCCGCTCAAGTGAAGAACCTAGCGGCAAACATTTGCCCTTAGATGCTCTCGCAACTTCCCTTCAG ATTGCAATTGGCCAGAGGTTTGGGATCGAAGAACCCCAGCTTATGAAGATCATAAGGGCGAGCCTCCACACTCACAATGAATGGTTCAAGCTTCAAATGTGTAAAGACCAATTCGAGGGGCTCTTGTGGATCAATTCGCTAAAGGAACACGGTGGTCCTTTGTTAGGAGATTCTGCTTCTAAGTCGAGTATTGACACGTGCACTCAAGGCTCCTCTCCAGCCACAATATCCTCCAGTAACACGAGGATGCAGGAAGACGGTAGTAGCTCTAATCAGATCTCATCTAGCGATATCGGATGTGATGAAAATGCAATACTGAAAGTGATG GAATTTCTTGCTCTACCGCGAGGAGACGCAATTCATCTACTTGCCCAGTACAACGGAAATGCAGAAACAGTGATCCAGCAAATATTTGCTTAG